Proteins encoded together in one Balaenoptera ricei isolate mBalRic1 chromosome 2, mBalRic1.hap2, whole genome shotgun sequence window:
- the RPUSD2 gene encoding pseudouridylate synthase RPUSD2, with protein sequence MWLGGRLWLQVFGQVCSNLRRLTFDRTWGGRRGPMAETLSTGVEAASGLGAPAQQNGDAGGDARGEQPPGRPEPAGPGVEPAPEDAKQAAGSGEQAATAAPGPGKRKKRRGATGERVVPPPKKRRAGVSFGDEHFAETSYYFEGGLRKVRPYYFDFRTYCKGRWVGHSLLHVFSTEFRAQPLAYYEAAVRAGRLHLNEEPVQDLSVVLKDNDFLRNTVHRHEPPVTADPVRLLAENEDVVVVDKPSSIPVHPCGRFRHNTVIFILGKEHQLKELHPLHRLDRLTSGVLMFAKTAAVSERIHEQVRDRQLEKEYVCRVEGEFPAEEVTCKEPILVVSYKVGVCRVDPRGKPCETVFQRLSYNGHSSVVRCRPLTGRTHQIRVHLQFLGHPILNDPIYNSIAWGPSRGRGGHIPKTDEELLRDLVAEHQAKQSLDVLDLCEGDLSPGLPDSTAPSSELGKDCLGELAASAQKMDGAVEAGPQDLDTVPLASGKATEIDVVDQETDPLCAECRLVRQDPLPQDLVMFLHALCYKGPGFEYFSPMPAWAQDDWQED encoded by the exons ATGTGGCTGGGTGGCCGCCTGTGGCTCCAGGTTTTTGGGCAAGTGTGCTCCAACCTCCGGCGCCTCACCTTTGACAGGACTTGGGGTGGCCGTAGGGGCCCCATGGCGGAAACACTCTCGACCGGGGTCGAGGCAGCGAGCGGGCTGGGGGCTCCGGCTCAGCAAAATGGAGATGCGGGTGGCGACGCGAGGGGTGAGCAGCCCCCAGGGCGCCCGGAGCCAGCGGGCCCAGGAGTGGAGCCGGCTCCGGAGGACGCGAAGCAGGCCGCAGGGAGCGGGGAGCAGGCCGCGACTGCAGCCCCGGGCCCCGGCAAGCGGAAGAAGCGGCGGGGCGCAACCGGGGAGCGCGTCGTGCCGCCCCCGAAGAAGCGGCGGGCAGGCGTTAGCTTCGGCGATGAACACTTTGCCGAGACCAGCTACTACTTTGAGGGCGGCCTGCGCAAAGTGCGGCCCTATTACTTTGACTTCCGAACTTACTGCAAAGGCCGCTGGGTGGGCCACAGCTTGCTGCACGTCTTCAGCACCGAGTTCCGAGCCCAGCCTCTTGCCTACTACGAGGCCGCGGTCAGGGCGGGGCGCCTGCACCTCAACGAGGAGCCAGTACAGGACCTCAGCGTTGTGCTCAAG GACAATGACTTCTTACGGAACACAGTGCACAGGCATGAGCCACCAGTTACAGCAGATCCCGTCCGCCTGCTAGCAGAGAACGAAGATGTGGTGGTTGTAGACAAGCCTTCTTCCATTCCTGTCCACCCCTGTGGCCGCTTCCGACACAACACGGTCATCTTCATCCTGGGCAAGGAGCACCAACTCAAGGAGCTACACCCATTGCATCGGCTTGACCGCCTTACCTCTGGGGTCCTTATGTTTGCCAAGACAGCAGCCGTCTCGGAGAGAATTCATGAACAGGTTCGGGACCGGCAG CTGGAGAAGGAGTATGTGTGCCGGGTGGAGGGGGAGTTCCCTGCCGAGGAAGTAACCTGCAAGGAACCCATCTTGGTGGTGTCCTACAAGGTAGGGGTATGCCGTGTAGATCCTCGGGGCAAGCCCTGTGAGACAGTGTTCCAGAGACTGAGCTACAATGGCCACTCCAGTGTGGTACGATGCCGGCCACTCACAGGCCGCACCCACCAGATCCGAGTCCACCTCCAGTTCCTGGGTCACCCCATCCTCAATGACCCCATCTACAACTCAATCGCCTGGGGCCCCTCCCGAGGCCGAGGTGGCCACATTCCAAAGACAGATGAGGAACTACTGCGGGACCTTGTGGCAGAGCACCAGGCCAAACAGAGTCTGGATGTGCTAGATCTCTGTGAGGGTGACCTGTCTCCAGGACTCCCAGACTCTACAGCCCCTTCCTCAGAGCTGGGCAAAGACTGCCTAGGAGAGTTGGCTGCATCTGCCCAGAAGATGGATGGAGCAGTTGAAGCAGGCCCTCAGGATCTGGACACAGTGCCCTTGGCATCAGGGAAAGCAACAGAAATCGATGTCGTGGATCAAGAGACAGACCCACTGTGTGCAGAGTGCCGGCTAGTGCGACAGGACCCCTTGCCCCAGGACCTTGTGATGTTCCTGCATGCCCTGTGCTATAAAGGGCCAGGCTTCGAGTACTTTTCACCAATGCCTGCCTGGGCACAGGATGACTGGCAAGAGGACTGA